A window of the Eulemur rufifrons isolate Redbay chromosome 6, OSU_ERuf_1, whole genome shotgun sequence genome harbors these coding sequences:
- the ART5 gene encoding ecto-ADP-ribosyltransferase 5 produces MVLAALLIALSCLGLHTLWQAQAVPILPLGLAPDTFDDAYVGCSEEMEEKAASLLKEEMAHHALLRESWEAAQEAWEHRRRGLTLPSGFKAQHGIAIMVYTNSSNTLYWELNQAVRTGGGSREHYMRHFPFKALHFYLTRALQLLQGSGGCSRGPGEVVFRGVRSLRFEPNRLGDSVRFGQFASSSLDEAVARRFGEKRQGCVYAPGGQPELPSEGVFSLLSWKTLLLAPVGFQLSGVGP; encoded by the exons ATGGTGCTGGCAGCTCTGCTGATCGCCCTCAGCTGCCTCGGCCTCCACACCCTCTGGCAG GCCCAGGCTGTTCCCATCCTGCCCCTGGGCCTGGCTCCAGACACCTTTGACGATGCCTATGTGGGCTGTTCAGAGGAGATGGAGGAGAAGGCAGCCTCCCTGCTAAAGGAGGAGATGGCCCACCATGCCCTGCTGCGGGAATCCTGGGAGGCAGCCCAGGAGGCCTGGGAGCACAGGCGACGAGGGCTCACTCTGCCCTCCGGCTTCAAAGCCCAGCATGGAATAGCCATTATGGTCTACACCAACTCATCCAACACCTTGTACTGGGAGCTCAACCAGGCCGTGAGGACGGGTGGTGGCTCTCGGGAGCACTACATGAGGCACTTCCCCTTCAAGGCCCTACATTTCTACCTGACCCGGGCCCTGCAGCTGCTGCAGGGCAGTGGAGGCTGCAGCAGGGGACCTGGGGAGGTCGTGTTCCGAGGTGTGCGGAGCCTTCGCTTTGAACCCAACAGGCTGGGGGACTCTGTCCGCTTTGGCCAGTTTGCCTCCAGCTCCCTGGATGAGGCGGTAGCCCGCAGATTTG GGGAGAAGAGGCAGGGCTGTGTGTATGCGCCAG GGGGGCAGCCAGAGTTACCCTCTGAGGGGGTCTTCTCTCTGCTGTCCTGGAAGACCCTGCTCTTGGCTCCTGTGGGGTTCCAGCTGTCAGGAGTTGGCCCCTGA